In a single window of the Drosophila subpulchrella strain 33 F10 #4 breed RU33 chromosome X, RU_Dsub_v1.1 Primary Assembly, whole genome shotgun sequence genome:
- the LOC119558242 gene encoding nuclear RNA export factor 1 isoform X1, with the protein MPKRGGGGGGGGGQRYNNNNVGNGGGRYSVLEDFDEVEDRQRRKDRNKRRVSFKPSQFPHNKKDIKLRPEDLRRWDEDDDMSDMTTTVRQDRPTSRRRGSPIPRGKFGKLMPNSFGWYQVTLQNAQIYEKEAILRALLAAMSPHAFIPQYWRAERNCVVFFTDDYEVAERIQHLGKHAQLPDGYRLMPRVRSGIPLVAIDDAFKEAMKVTMAKRYNVQTKALDLSRFHADPDLRQTFCPLFRQNVMSAAIDIICDNIPDLEAINLNENNMTSMEAFKGVEKRIPNLKILYLGDNKIPSLAHLVVFRNLSILELVLKNNPCRSRYKDTQHFISEVRRKFPKLIKLDGETLAPQVTFDITEQGRILETKASFLCDNAGAEVVRQFLDQYFRIFDSDNRQSLLDAYHENAMLSITMPSANQAGRLNSFWKFNRNLRRLVNGEENRTRHLKYGRLACVSTLDEWPKTIHERRTFTVDLTIFNTSMMVFTVTGLFKELNSEASTSSSMSTHYELRHFARTYVVVPQNTGYCIRNETIFITNASQEQVREFKRSQHQPAPGSMASTSSTATSAQSQPVTTGLQGRLNPVGVATGPVAILPGPPIASSAPVSSGSAAISTGALAPSGAPAAGLQDENTKMQMIQAMSAQSQMNVLWSRKCLEETNWDYNHAAFVFEQLFKENKIPPEAFVK; encoded by the exons ATGCCCAAGcgcggcggcggcggaggaggcGGCGGTGGCCAGCggtacaacaacaacaacgtcgGCAATGGGGGCGGACGTTACTCCGTTCTCGAGGATTTCGATG AAGTAGAGGATCGCCAACGACGCAAGGATCGTAACAAACGTCGCGTCAGCTTTAAACCCTCGCAGTTTCCGCACAACAAAAAGGACATCAAGCTGCGTCCCGAGGATCTACGCCGCTGGGACGAGGACGACGACATGAGCGACATGACCACAACCGTCAGG CAGGATCGACCCACCTCCCGGCGACGTGGATCGCCCATTCCGCGCGGCAAGTTTGGCAAACTGATGCCCAACAGCTTTGGCTGGTATCAAGTGACG ttGCAAAATGCACAGATCTACGAAAAGGAAGCCATTTTGCGTGCCTTATTGGCAGCAATGTCGCCGCATGCCTTCATACCGCAATATTGGCGAGCGGAGCGCAACTGCGTGGTCTTCTTCACCGACGACTACGAGGTGGCCGAGCGCATCCAGCATCTGGGCAAGCACGCCCAGCTACCCGATGGATACAGGCTAATGCCGCGTGTGCGCAGCGGTATACCACTGGTGGCCATCGACGATGCCTTCAAGGAGGCAATGAAGGTGACCATGGCCAAGCGTTACAATGTACAGACCAAGGCACTGGATCTCTCCCGCTTCCATGCCGATCCCGATCTCAGGCAGACCTTTTGCCCACTCTTCCGGCAAAACGTGATGAGCGCCGCCATCGACATTATCTGCGACAATATACCCGATCTGGAGGCCATTAACCTGAATGAGAACAATATGACCAGCATGGAGGCCTTCAAAGGTGTGGAGAAGCGCATACCGAACCTCAAGATTCTCTATTTGGGGGATAATAAG ATACCATCACTAGCCCATCTTGTGGTCTTTCGCAACCTGTCCATTCTGGAACTTGTCTTAAAGAACAATCCGTGCCGTTCCCGCTATAAGGACACGCAGCATTTTATCAG CGAAGTACGTCGCAAGTTCCCCAAACTGATCAAGTTG GATGGGGAGACACTGGCGCCGCAGGTCACCTTTGATATAACCGAGCAGGGACGCATTCTCGAGACGAAGGCCTCCTTCCTGTGCGACAACGCTGGCGCCGAGGTGGTGCGCCAGTTCCTGGACCAGTATTTCCGCATATTCGATTCGGACAACCGCCAATCCCTGCTGGATGCCTACCACGAGAACGCAATGCTGTCCATAACGATGCCGTCGGCCAATCAGGCGGGCAG GCTGAACAGCTTCTGGAAATTCAATCGCAACCTGCGTCGATTGGTGAACGGCGAAGAAAACCGCACTCGCCACCTGAAGTACGGACGCCTGGCCTGCGTTTCCACGCTGGACGAATGGCCAAAGACGATTCACGAGCGTCGCACCTTCACCGTCGACCTGACCATTTTCAAT ACTTCCATGATGGTGTTCACGGTGACGGGATTGTTCAAGGAGCTGAACAGCGAGGCCAGCACCTCCTCCTCCATGTCCACGCACTACGAGCTGCGCCACTTTGCCCGCACCTACGTGGTGGTGCCGCAGAACACCGGCTACTGCATCCGCAACGAGACCATCTTCATCACGAACGCCTCGCAGGAGCAGGTGCGTGAGTTCAAGCGCTCGCAGCACCAGCCGGCTCCGGGGTCCATGGCCAGCACTTCGTCGACGGCGACCAGCGCGCAGTCGCAGCCTGTGACGACGGGTCTGCAGGGTCGTCTGAATCCGGTGGGCGTGGCGACTGGGCCGGTGGCCATTTTGCCAGGACCACCGATTGCATCCAGCGCACCGGTGAGCAGCGGCAGTGCCGCCATATCGACAGGAGCATTGGCTCCCAGTGGCGCACCAGCAGCGGGATTGCAGGATGAAAACACCAAAATGCAGATGATCCAAGCCATGAGCGCGCAAAGCCAAATGAATGTGCTCTGGAGCCGCAA ATGCCTGGAGGAAACGAATTGGGATTATAATCATGCCGCCTTCGTTTTCGAGCAACTCTTTAAGGAAAACAAAATACCGCCCGAGGCTTTTGTCAAGTAA
- the LOC119558242 gene encoding nuclear RNA export factor 1 isoform X2, protein MPKRGGGGGGGGGQRYNNNNVGNGGGRYSVLEDFDEVEDRQRRKDRNKRRVSFKPSQFPHNKKDIKLRPEDLRRWDEDDDMSDMTTTVRDRPTSRRRGSPIPRGKFGKLMPNSFGWYQVTLQNAQIYEKEAILRALLAAMSPHAFIPQYWRAERNCVVFFTDDYEVAERIQHLGKHAQLPDGYRLMPRVRSGIPLVAIDDAFKEAMKVTMAKRYNVQTKALDLSRFHADPDLRQTFCPLFRQNVMSAAIDIICDNIPDLEAINLNENNMTSMEAFKGVEKRIPNLKILYLGDNKIPSLAHLVVFRNLSILELVLKNNPCRSRYKDTQHFISEVRRKFPKLIKLDGETLAPQVTFDITEQGRILETKASFLCDNAGAEVVRQFLDQYFRIFDSDNRQSLLDAYHENAMLSITMPSANQAGRLNSFWKFNRNLRRLVNGEENRTRHLKYGRLACVSTLDEWPKTIHERRTFTVDLTIFNTSMMVFTVTGLFKELNSEASTSSSMSTHYELRHFARTYVVVPQNTGYCIRNETIFITNASQEQVREFKRSQHQPAPGSMASTSSTATSAQSQPVTTGLQGRLNPVGVATGPVAILPGPPIASSAPVSSGSAAISTGALAPSGAPAAGLQDENTKMQMIQAMSAQSQMNVLWSRKCLEETNWDYNHAAFVFEQLFKENKIPPEAFVK, encoded by the exons ATGCCCAAGcgcggcggcggcggaggaggcGGCGGTGGCCAGCggtacaacaacaacaacgtcgGCAATGGGGGCGGACGTTACTCCGTTCTCGAGGATTTCGATG AAGTAGAGGATCGCCAACGACGCAAGGATCGTAACAAACGTCGCGTCAGCTTTAAACCCTCGCAGTTTCCGCACAACAAAAAGGACATCAAGCTGCGTCCCGAGGATCTACGCCGCTGGGACGAGGACGACGACATGAGCGACATGACCACAACCGTCAGG GATCGACCCACCTCCCGGCGACGTGGATCGCCCATTCCGCGCGGCAAGTTTGGCAAACTGATGCCCAACAGCTTTGGCTGGTATCAAGTGACG ttGCAAAATGCACAGATCTACGAAAAGGAAGCCATTTTGCGTGCCTTATTGGCAGCAATGTCGCCGCATGCCTTCATACCGCAATATTGGCGAGCGGAGCGCAACTGCGTGGTCTTCTTCACCGACGACTACGAGGTGGCCGAGCGCATCCAGCATCTGGGCAAGCACGCCCAGCTACCCGATGGATACAGGCTAATGCCGCGTGTGCGCAGCGGTATACCACTGGTGGCCATCGACGATGCCTTCAAGGAGGCAATGAAGGTGACCATGGCCAAGCGTTACAATGTACAGACCAAGGCACTGGATCTCTCCCGCTTCCATGCCGATCCCGATCTCAGGCAGACCTTTTGCCCACTCTTCCGGCAAAACGTGATGAGCGCCGCCATCGACATTATCTGCGACAATATACCCGATCTGGAGGCCATTAACCTGAATGAGAACAATATGACCAGCATGGAGGCCTTCAAAGGTGTGGAGAAGCGCATACCGAACCTCAAGATTCTCTATTTGGGGGATAATAAG ATACCATCACTAGCCCATCTTGTGGTCTTTCGCAACCTGTCCATTCTGGAACTTGTCTTAAAGAACAATCCGTGCCGTTCCCGCTATAAGGACACGCAGCATTTTATCAG CGAAGTACGTCGCAAGTTCCCCAAACTGATCAAGTTG GATGGGGAGACACTGGCGCCGCAGGTCACCTTTGATATAACCGAGCAGGGACGCATTCTCGAGACGAAGGCCTCCTTCCTGTGCGACAACGCTGGCGCCGAGGTGGTGCGCCAGTTCCTGGACCAGTATTTCCGCATATTCGATTCGGACAACCGCCAATCCCTGCTGGATGCCTACCACGAGAACGCAATGCTGTCCATAACGATGCCGTCGGCCAATCAGGCGGGCAG GCTGAACAGCTTCTGGAAATTCAATCGCAACCTGCGTCGATTGGTGAACGGCGAAGAAAACCGCACTCGCCACCTGAAGTACGGACGCCTGGCCTGCGTTTCCACGCTGGACGAATGGCCAAAGACGATTCACGAGCGTCGCACCTTCACCGTCGACCTGACCATTTTCAAT ACTTCCATGATGGTGTTCACGGTGACGGGATTGTTCAAGGAGCTGAACAGCGAGGCCAGCACCTCCTCCTCCATGTCCACGCACTACGAGCTGCGCCACTTTGCCCGCACCTACGTGGTGGTGCCGCAGAACACCGGCTACTGCATCCGCAACGAGACCATCTTCATCACGAACGCCTCGCAGGAGCAGGTGCGTGAGTTCAAGCGCTCGCAGCACCAGCCGGCTCCGGGGTCCATGGCCAGCACTTCGTCGACGGCGACCAGCGCGCAGTCGCAGCCTGTGACGACGGGTCTGCAGGGTCGTCTGAATCCGGTGGGCGTGGCGACTGGGCCGGTGGCCATTTTGCCAGGACCACCGATTGCATCCAGCGCACCGGTGAGCAGCGGCAGTGCCGCCATATCGACAGGAGCATTGGCTCCCAGTGGCGCACCAGCAGCGGGATTGCAGGATGAAAACACCAAAATGCAGATGATCCAAGCCATGAGCGCGCAAAGCCAAATGAATGTGCTCTGGAGCCGCAA ATGCCTGGAGGAAACGAATTGGGATTATAATCATGCCGCCTTCGTTTTCGAGCAACTCTTTAAGGAAAACAAAATACCGCCCGAGGCTTTTGTCAAGTAA
- the LOC119558244 gene encoding putative sodium-dependent multivitamin transporter, with translation MATLGAWDYTILAVVLIISVAIGIYYRFVGGKQSTTTEYLLADRSMGITPVAFSLMASFMSAITILGVSMENYQYGTMFVVINLSYVLSTPVAAYLIIPVFYRLKTASVYEYLELRFGYATRLAASLSFSLQMVLYMGIVVYAPALALEAVTGLNQVFSIVIVGVVCTFYATLGGMKAVLITDIYQSLLMFAAVFSVIICAWVKAGSLEEIWRVAQENGRINLSNFSVDPTERHTWFTQILGGSATYLAIYGVNQTQVQRLMAVRSLSAARAALWWCLPILCLLSVSTCFSGLCIYWYYRNCDPLLEGRVNSRDQVMPLFVVDTMGDYTGLAGLFVSGIFCASLSTISSIISSLAAVTLEDYLKPLVSCCAKRTLTDRQTLWYSKLLSLFFGALCIGMAFMAGSIGGLLQAALSIFGIIGGPLLGLFTLGMYVTRANEKGAIGGLLISLAFCFWIGFGQPKPPLVSLDMSTAGCPLNKSYASDIFLKFAKAEVEDEHYFYLYRISYMWYAALGFLITFFGGWLLSWLFELLNWDNNRRIYQDADCTLIKHDLFVPPLAKRLQRRQMPLLVVTGTSSEIGGIAAEPRLDEIEWEKHKAVA, from the coding sequence ATGGCCACCCTGGGCGCCTGGGACTACACCATCCTGGCGGTGGTGCTGATCATCTCTGTGGCCATTGGCATCTACTACCGCTTTGTGGGCGGCAAGCAGAGCACCACCACCGAATACCTACTGGCGGATCGTTCCATGGGCATTACACCAGTAGCCTTTAGTTTGATGGCCAGCTTTATGTCAGCCATCACCATACTGGGCGTGTCCATGGAAAACTATCAGTACGGCACCATGTTCGTTGTGATCAACCTATCGTATGTGCTGTCCACGCCGGTGGCTGCCTACCTCATCATACCGGTCTTCTATCGCCTGAAGACGGCCAGTGTGTATGAGTATCTGGAGCTTCGCTTTGGCTATGCCACCCGACTGGCCGCCTCGCTGAGCTTCTCGCTGCAGATGGTCCTCTACATGGGCATTGTGGTCTATGCACCGGCTCTGGCCCTCGAAGCTGTCACAGGACTGAACCAGGTCTTTTCCATCGTCATCGTGGGAGTTGTGTGCACCTTCTACGCTACGCTTGGAGGGATGAAAGCCGTACTTATTACGGACATTTACCAGTCGCTGCTCATGTTCGCGGCCGTCTTTAGCGTGATCATCTGCGCCTGGGTGAAGGCGGGCAGCCTGGAGGAGATATGGCGCGTGGCCCAGGAGAATGGGCGCATCAATTTGAGCAACTTTAGTGTGGATCCCACGGAGCGACACACCTGGTTTACCCAGATACTTGGTGGTAGTGCCACCTACCTGGCCATCTATGGAGTGAACCAGACGCAAGTCCAACGCCTGATGGCGGTGAGGAGTTTGAGTGCCGCCCGAGCGGCCCTGTGGTGGTGCCTGCCCATTCTGTGCCTGCTGAGTGTGAGCACATGCTTCTCGGGGCTGTGCATCTACTGGTACTATCGCAATTGCGATCCACTGTTGGAGGGACGGGTCAACTCGCGTGACCAGGTGATGCCGCTCTTCGTCGTGGACACAATGGGCGATTACACCGGCCTGGCTGGCCTCTTCGTTTCGGGAATCTTTTGCGCCAGCCTCTCAACGATTAGCTCGATCATCAGCTCGCTGGCAGCCGTCACCTTGGAGGACTACCTCAAGCCGTTGGTTAGCTGCTGTGCCAAACGCACACTCACCGATCGCCAGACCCTGTGGTACTCCAAGCTGCTGTCGCTATTCTTCGGAGCCCTCTGCATTGGCATGGCCTTCATGGCGGGTTCGATTGGAGGACTCCTGCAGGCGGCGCTCTCAATTTTCGGCATCATCGGTGGCCCTCTGCTGGGACTCTTCACGCTGGGCATGTACGTGACCAGGGCCAACGAGAAGGGAGCCATCGGAGGACTGCTCATCTCGCTGGCCTTTTGCTTTTGGATCGGTTTCGGGCAGCCAAAGCCACCCTTGGTTAGCCTGGATATGTCCACCGCGGGCTGTCCGCTGAACAAAAGCTATGCCAGCGACATTTTCCTTAAATTTGCGAAGGCGGAGGTTGAGGATGAGCATTACTTTTACCTGTACAGGATCAGCTATATGTGGTACGCCGCCCTGGGCTTCCTGATTACCTTCTTCGGCGGCTGGCTCTTGTCCTGGCTATTCGAGCTGTTGAACTGGGACAACAATAGGCGCATCTACCAGGATGCGGACTGTACGCTGATCAAGCATGATCTCTTCGTGCCGCCGCTGGCCAAGCGACTGCAACGGCGGCAAATGCCGCTGCTGGTGGTGACCGGCACCAGTTCGGAGATTGGCGGCATCGCGGCGGAGCCGCGGCTAGACGAGATCGAGTGGGAGAAACACAAGGCTGTGGCGTAG
- the LOC119558246 gene encoding uncharacterized protein LOC119558246, translated as MNSIPGNIPVLFLVILGASLAWSLPINPDQDQKDLKPVGQQFNQMANSDAESEFIERIPPRGQHSSEEEKAQYDVVTLLDMLESAGVTSADNRELHSLSYGELIRLLALWKMSQDRNVYVAKGPEVQPDQAIDIDSDAR; from the coding sequence ATGAATTCCATTCCGGGTAACATTCCGGTCCTGTTCCTGGTGATCCTCGGCGCCAGCCTGGCCTGGTCACTGCCCATAAACCCCGATCAGGATCAGAAAGATCTGAAGCCAGTGGGTCAGCAGTTTAACCAGATGGCCAATAGCGATGCCGAGTCGGAGTTCATTGAGCGAATTCCGCCCAGGGGCCAGCACAGTTCGGAGGAGGAGAAGGCCCAATACGACGTGGTCACACTGCTGGACATGTTGGAGTCCGCAGGAGTGACTTCAGCCGATAACCGGGAATTGCACTCGCTCAGCTACGGTGAACTGATCAGGTTGCTGGCCCTCTGGAAGATGTCCCAGGACCGCAACGTTTACGTAGCCAAAGGTCCCGAGGTGCAGCCCGATCAGGCCATCGATATCGATAGCGACGCTCGTTAA
- the LOC119558247 gene encoding uncharacterized protein LOC119558247: protein MGGCCSKDLDDKRSWSPEETKNGSTTSTIIAQPLDEVGTTGVFTLTRTTTSTTRQEKTVTTTNDEQLD, encoded by the exons ATGGGTGGCTGTTGCTCAAAGGATCTGGACGATAAGCGCTCCTGGAGCCCCGAGGAGACCAAGAATGGC AGCACCACCTCGACCATCATTGCCCAGCCGCTGGATGAAGTGGGCACCACCGGCGTCTTCACATTAACCCGCACCACAACCAGCACCACGCGCCAGGAAAAGACGGTGACCACCACCAACGACGAACAGTTGGATTAG